The segment AAAACATCCTTGCTTACGCCACCCAGTTGGAAGCGGCATAAAAATACGCATTAGCATAATTATTCAGGAGAATTAACATGACAACGAGTACCACCAGCGGCGCGGCGCGCGCCGGCGAACCCTTCAATGCCTCGAACCTGATGCGCCGCCTGGGCATGCTGCCCGTGCTGGTGGTGCTCTACCTGGCCATGTACGGCCTGACCGTGTACTTCTCGGCCGACGGCACGTCCACGTTCATGACCAGCACCAACACCATGAACATCTTCCGCCAGGTGTCGATCAATATCGTGCTGGCGTCCGGCATGACCTTCGTCATTCTGACCAGCGGCATTGACCTGTCCGTCGGCTCCGTGCTGGCCGTCTCGGCCGTGGCAGGCATGCTGATGTCCTTGTCGGCGCAGTTCGCCGGCTTCTCGATTCCCGCCTTCCTCATCGTCGGCCTGCTGCTGGGCGCGCTGAACGGCGTGCTCGTCGCCCTCGTCGGCCTGAACCCCTTCGTCGTGACCCTGGGCACCATGACTGCCCTGCGCGGCGCGGCCTACCTGCTGGCGGACGGCACCAGCGTGCTGAACACGGAAATCCCCAGCTTCGAATGGATGGGTAACGGCAGCTTCCTGGCCGTGCCCTGGCTGATCTGGCTGGCCGCCGCCGTCGTGCTGCTGACTTGGTTCATCCTGCGCAAGACCACCCTGGGCCTGCATATCTACGCCGTCGGCGGCAATATCCAGGCAGCCCGCCTGACGGGTATCAAGGTCGGCCTCGTGCTGATGTTTGTCTACACGATCAGCGGCCTGTTCGCCGGTTTGGGCGGCGCCATGTCGGCCAGCCGTCTGTATGCGGCCAACGGCAACTGGGGCACGGGCTATGAACTTGATGCGATCGCGGCCGTCGTGCTGGGCGGCACGAGCCTGATGGGCGGCGTCGGTTCCGTCTGGGGCACCGTCATCGGCGCCCTGATCATCGGCGTGATGAACAACGGCTTGACGATCCTGGGACTGTCGTCGTTCTGGCAGTACGTGGCGAAAGGCGTCGTGATCGTGCTGGCCGTGATCCTCGACAAATGGCGCCAGTCGCACGCGCAGAACTGATTGTGACGTGGTGTGTCGGGTTACGCGCTTTGCGCTAACCCGACCTACCATAGACGTAACAGGTCGGCGTAGGTCGGATTAG is part of the Janthinobacterium sp. 67 genome and harbors:
- a CDS encoding ABC transporter permease subunit: MTTSTTSGAARAGEPFNASNLMRRLGMLPVLVVLYLAMYGLTVYFSADGTSTFMTSTNTMNIFRQVSINIVLASGMTFVILTSGIDLSVGSVLAVSAVAGMLMSLSAQFAGFSIPAFLIVGLLLGALNGVLVALVGLNPFVVTLGTMTALRGAAYLLADGTSVLNTEIPSFEWMGNGSFLAVPWLIWLAAAVVLLTWFILRKTTLGLHIYAVGGNIQAARLTGIKVGLVLMFVYTISGLFAGLGGAMSASRLYAANGNWGTGYELDAIAAVVLGGTSLMGGVGSVWGTVIGALIIGVMNNGLTILGLSSFWQYVAKGVVIVLAVILDKWRQSHAQN